One Verrucomicrobiia bacterium genomic window, CCTGGATGGACGCCGGCGCTTCGGGCCAGTTTTTTTCCGGCAGACTCACTTCATACGCGGCCTCCGAATCCGAACGCGTGACGTCCGCCATTCTCCCGCCCGGAATTTTCAACGCGCGCATGCGGTAGCGCCCGGGCTCAAGGCATGCCTTCACTTCTCTCGCCTCTCCGGGCTTGAGCAAAACCTGGATGCGGATGTGCGGCGTGAGCTGAGGCCCGCCCACGCAGAAAAGCTGCTCCGGGATCGTGCGCAAGGACGGCACGGGCCGGAAGGTCAGCTCCACGAACTGGTCGAAGTTGGCGCTGTAATCGATGCGGCAGCTCGCGCAATGCTGGGCCTCGCGTACGTCAGAGAGGCTTTGATTGTCCGCCGCCGAGCCGCGGCAAAGCGGGCACAGGACGCGCCAGGTCATTTCCAGCATGCCTGCGCGCGTGGCGAACAAAAAAGTTTCCAGCGTGCGCCGCCGGGAAAGCCCGCGCGCATCCGCGAAAGCATACGGCCGGACGTGACGCAGCTCCATGGCATCCGCGGCGCCGAGGTAGGCGGCGAGCGCGGCCGCGACGGCCGGATCGCCTCCGTCCGCCACAGTTTTTTGTTCGAGCGTTTTCAAAAGTTCTCCCGCGCGGGGTTCGAGGGGTGATGAGGGCACCGCCGGAGCCTGGGGCGCGGCGCGCTTTTCCGCGGCCAGCGCGTCATAACGCCGGAACACTTTATCGAAAGCCGAAGCATAGACCCTTCCCACCTGCACGGGGATGGAGAAAAGCCCCAGAAGATTGCGGGGCATGGCGGTGATTTTATAATGAAGGCGTGTGCCGGACGGCTGCAGAGGCTCGAATTCCGCTTCGGCTTTCATCCAGTCGAGCGGGCCTTTGCGGTAACGGCGGAGGATGCTGAAGCGCGCGGGATAAATCCATTCGAAAGGCTCTTCGTCCCATTCCACGGGCAGGCCGAGAATTTTGAAGCCGAGGATTTTCCTGCGGTTTTCGAAGGTCTTGTCTTCCGGGGAAGCGCTGCGGACTTCCGGCAGGCCCGCGTCGCGGTTAAAGCGGTCGGTTTCCGCGACGAAAGGCCACAAGGCTTCACGGCTGGATTTCAGGTCCCAGCGCCAGTGATATTGGAAGGGTTTCATGATCTCCCGAGAAAGCTCCGCCCGATTATAACATCAAGGTCCCCACCTTCAATAAGCGTTCGGGCCGACCATGTGTTCGGGTTCGAGGATGACGCCGTAATGATGGGTGCCGGGGAAAGGAAAGGACACGATCTCGTAGACACCCACGGCGGCGCGCGCCACGGTGTAAAGCAGCCCTTTGGGAATACCGCCGGCGACCGCGATCGGCCATATCTCCCCATTCTCGTGCATTTCGTCGGGACGGTAAAAAATCTCGGCCCAGCAGAAGACGACGTTGTTGATGCCGCGCCCCAGCTTCGACCACATATCGGCGCAATAGGCCGGCCGCGCAGGGACGAGTAAAGCCATCACGATCAAAGCAATCCAGGGAAAATGTTTCTGCCGCATGGGCCCTCCGGTTTCGCTGTGTTAAAAGCGTACGGTGATTATCGGCCCAAAATGCGAGGGGTTTAAACCCGGGAACCGCTCTCGAGCGACTGAAGCTCGCCCAGCAGCACGTCAATGAGAGGCTTGGTGGTTTCGTCCGGCGCCTTGAGGTAAATGACATTGCCTTGCGGCTCGGAGCGGTACGCGTGGAGCTTCAGCCAGGCCTCGGCATTTTCTTTTTTATAGTGCTTGGCGAGATATTGGCGGACGTAGCGCAGGGCTTCGGCGCTGTCGTACTCCACGCCGTCATAGAGGACCTTGTAGGGGCTGCCGGTAAAGCGGTCGATCAGGTAGAGAATTTTCGAAAGCTCGGATTTCTTTCTCATCGCGTATTGTTTATACGCATAGGATTCCTGCATCGGCTGCAGCAGTTGGACCGCGGCAGATGCAGGCTCGCCGGCCGAAGCCGGAAGAGCCGTCAGCAGGACAAGGCCGAGAACTCCAAAAATCTTCGTCGTCTTTGGGCGCATCCCACTCCATGGGGTTAAGCCGAGGTCTGGATCAGCCTTGCGATTTCGAATTGGCGCAGGGACTCCCTGGCCAGGGCTTCATAACGCTCGACGTTTTTCGCGGCATCGGAGATCAAGGTATCGTAATAATCGGACAGTTTCTTAAGAATATCCCGGTTCTGCCCGGCGTTCTGCTTCGAAAAAAAGGCATTCAAATCTTCTATGCGGGTCCGGTAGGTTTCGATGCGCTGCCTTTCGAAATCCGCCTTTTCCTGGTAGATCTGGATCATGCCCGCATTCTCCGGCATGGCCGCGTAAGCCCCCGGAACTCCCGCGAGAACGAGAAGCAGTAACCCCATACCCATCATGACTTTCATGGAATGCTCCTTTCGTTGACTGCCTTGCGCCGGGTCGTCGAAGCCCAGCGTTTTTTGGCCCTGAGGATGGTCTTGATTTCGGACCTTCGGGCTCCGAACCTGCGGGCAAGCCTGACAATGTCAGCCACCTCTTCCTTATAGCCGCGCAGGAGTGCTTCCGTCAGAAAGAACAGCGAAATGCTTTTCAGCAGATCGTCTCCCCGCATGACGGATGTTTCGTCGGACATATTCATTTTTCAACACCTCCTTTTTTTGTGCAAAACCTGTGCCACCCAGATAAATGCATATGCATCCATTCAGGCAAAAAAAATTTATTTCTTGTCTTCGCGGATATTTTCCAGCGCCAGAGACAAATCGTCGAGAAGCTGGTTCAAACGCTGGCGACCCACCAGAGAAGCGATCTTGTCCTGCGTTTTCTTCCAGAGCGGATAAGCCCGCGCCAGAAGGTCTTTCCCTTTTTCCGTCAGCATGATCTTCCTCTGACGGCGGTCTTCGCCGGGCTGCAGGTCGACCAGCTTTTCTTTTTCCAGCACGCGCAGGTTGCGGATGAGCGTGGTCGGATCCGTGTCGATGAACTCCGCGAGTTCCTTGACCGTGATCTCTTCGTGCTTGTGAATGACACCCAGGAGCGTGATCTGCGTGGACCGGTAACCCAGCGGCCTCATCACGTCGTCGTAAATCTGCGTGATCACCCG contains:
- a CDS encoding MarR family winged helix-turn-helix transcriptional regulator, with product METRKQKPGTVIKEEEVCVCFNLRKASRVITQIYDDVMRPLGYRSTQITLLGVIHKHEEITVKELAEFIDTDPTTLIRNLRVLEKEKLVDLQPGEDRRQRKIMLTEKGKDLLARAYPLWKKTQDKIASLVGRQRLNQLLDDLSLALENIREDKK
- a CDS encoding DUF5939 domain-containing protein, with amino-acid sequence MKPFQYHWRWDLKSSREALWPFVAETDRFNRDAGLPEVRSASPEDKTFENRRKILGFKILGLPVEWDEEPFEWIYPARFSILRRYRKGPLDWMKAEAEFEPLQPSGTRLHYKITAMPRNLLGLFSIPVQVGRVYASAFDKVFRRYDALAAEKRAAPQAPAVPSSPLEPRAGELLKTLEQKTVADGGDPAVAAALAAYLGAADAMELRHVRPYAFADARGLSRRRTLETFLFATRAGMLEMTWRVLCPLCRGSAADNQSLSDVREAQHCASCRIDYSANFDQFVELTFRPVPSLRTIPEQLFCVGGPQLTPHIRIQVLLKPGEAREVKACLEPGRYRMRALKIPGGRMADVTRSDSEAAYEVSLPEKNWPEAPASIQASCAWKISNPTKTEQLFVFERMAWNDDAATAAEVIALQTFRDLFSREALRPGEQISVGAVTLLFTDLKGSTRLYREVGDAPAFGAVMEHFKLLREIIGRHGGAVVKTIGDSVMAVFMRPLPALQAMLEAQARLALPAEGIRPLRLKAGIHNGPCIAVTLNEKLDYFGSTTNLAARLTGVSTGEDIVISESVHQDPEVDAFVAARTGCEVKEFEAGLKGFENEPFRLYRIGFSSDEERRNFVREISSVTVLNPVG
- a CDS encoding exosortase system-associated protein, TIGR04073 family — its product is MRQKHFPWIALIVMALLVPARPAYCADMWSKLGRGINNVVFCWAEIFYRPDEMHENGEIWPIAVAGGIPKGLLYTVARAAVGVYEIVSFPFPGTHHYGVILEPEHMVGPNAY